The genomic window ACAAAGAAAGTGGAAAAAAGAGTTACAAATTGGAGGAATAAAAAATTCTTTTTGTTCCTTGTTATTGCGTTTCTGTTTTCTCAGCTGGGCCTTTTTGCCCAAGTACCTGAGAATGGCGGACTACCCTCTGTAACAGGAACAGTAGTCGATGAATCGGGAAATCCCCTTCTGGGAGCCACGGTTGTGGTAAATGGAACAACCAGTGCCTGTATAACTGATGCTAAGGGGCATTTTTCAGTCAAGGCCGGAATTTCTTCTGTGTTAACGGTTACTTATGTAGGATACAAAACTAAAGAAGTATCCGTATCCAGTTTTCAGGATTTAACCATTGTCCTTGAAGAAAGCGCTAAGGCTTTGAAAGAAGTAGTGGTTGTGGGTTATGGAACCTTGCAAAAAAAGCAGGTAACCAGTTCTATATCTTCTGTATCTGGTGATGACCTGATGGCTGGTGTAGGGGGTGCTAATATTGGCACAGCTTTACAGGGAAAAATCAGCAGTTTGGTCATTACCGGAAATTCCAGTCCTAACTCCGGAAGTACCTTTCAGTTGAGAGGTGTTGCTTCTGTAAATGCAGGAAAAACTCCCTTGATTGTTATTGATGGAATGCCTGGAGGTGATATCCGTCAGATCATTCAGGAAGATATTCTTTCGGTTGATGTATTGAAGGATGCTTCGGCTGGCGCTATTTATGGTACACGGGCTGCCGGCGGTGTCATTCTGATTACTACCAAGAAGGCACAGATGAATCAGGATGGGAAACTGAGGATGACTTATACCGGTGAATATAACGTTCAGACTGTCCGCAGAAGACCTGAAGTTTTATCTGCTGATGACTTTCTTGCAGATGGAAGGGGAACGGATTATGGTTCCAAAGTCGATTGGTACAACGAACTGATCAACAAAAGCCCGTATTCCCAAAAACATGTGTTTAATTTAAATGGAGGTAATAAATTTACTCAGATTTATGGAACCTTCATGTATAATAAGCAAAATGGCATTGCTATTGAAGATTCAAGAACCGATTATGCAGGCCGTTTTAATGCCAACTTCAATTTACTTGATGGATGGTTGGAAATAAAAACTCATGCAGATTACAGACAAGCTAAGAGAAATGATAATTCACCTAATTTCAAACAGGCTTTATTTAACAATCCTACCCGTTCCCCTTATGATACAAGCAGTATTACCGGGTATAATGTTTGGTTGAATGAATCACTGGATTATAATGTATTGGCTGATTCCAAATTGACTACCGACGAAGGTCTTGATAAATGGTTTATGCCTGATGCAACCTTTAAAGTAAATATTTTATCTGTTCCGGGCTTATCCGTTCAACAGTCCATAGCTTATGAAAACAGGCAATATGAACATCATGTATATCAATCCAGGTATCACCGTGTGCAGTTGGAAAATAGTACTACCGGTACTGCATCTTTAAGTTTTAATAAAACTGAGAATTTATCCTCCGAAGGTCAGGTTTCTTACATACATAATTTTAATAAACATGCCATTAATGCATTGGCTGGTTACAGTTATTTTGAATATAATAACGAAAGCTTTGGCATGTCTAATACGGACTTTACAAATGATAAAGTAAAGTTCTGGGATATGGGGGAAGGAACTTTTCTGGCTGAAGGCCAGGCTTCTATGAGCTCGAACAAGTCAATTACCCAACGCCTGGTTTCCATGTATTCCCGTGTAAATTATTCATATAACGACAAATATGTGTTTACCGGAACATTCCGCCGGGAGGGATCCTCAAAATTTGCTATTAACAACCGTTGGGGAAATTTCTGGTCATTATCCGGAGGTTGGCATATTTCTCAAGAATCATTCCTTAAAGATATTAAAGCCATCAGCGATCTGAAACTTCGTATAGGATATGGTGTTACCGGTAATAACAACTTTGGTGCCGATTATGCTGCAACGATGTACGGCTCTGATGTTTATTGGTTAATGCCTAATGGAACATGGGCTCAGAGTTACGGGGCTACCAAGAATATCAATAATGATTTAAAATGGGAAGAGCAGCATGAATGGAACTTAGGTCTTGATTATGCATTTTTCGATAACAGACTATATGGAAAATTCGATATCTATAAACGCAAAGTTGTTGGATTAATCTATAGCGTACAGGTTTCTCAACCCCCTTACACCAAATCAACCATGTATGAAAACATTGGTAATATGCAAAATACAGGCTGGGAATTTGAAATTGGAGGCGATGTTCTAAAAACAAGTAAATGGTCCTATAGGACATCTTTGAATTTAAGTCATAATGATACCAAGATCCTCAATCTTTGGGGTAATCAAACCTATTATGACTATGCCGATTTTCCGGCTCCCGGAAGTCCCGGAACTGCTATTCGTATCCAGGAAAATACAAAGGTTGGCAGCTTCTACATGTGGAAATTTGCCGGATTTGACAGCAATGGTGATTTTCTCCTCTATGACAAGGATGGAAAAGCTATCCCTGCAAGTCAGAAAACATTGGCTGACAAGCAATTCGTAGGCAATTTTGTTCCTAAACTGATGCTTGGATGGTCTCATAACCTGAGTTATAAAAACTGGGATTTGGGTGTGAACATGAGAAGCTGGATCAAATTTGACGTATACAATTCAATCAACATGTATTTTGGCCTTCAAAATGGTGCAGCCGGTCAGAATGTCCTGAAAACAGCTTATACCAAGTTTAAAGACGTCACCGGGCAGAAGCAATTATGTGACTATTTCCTGGAAGATGGTACATTCCTTAAAATTGATGCCATCAACCTGGCTTATAATTTGAATCTTAAGAAATATACCAGGCTTTTTGAAAAAGCCAGATTTTACGTAACGGCAAACAATGTCGCCACATTCACGAAATATAGCGGACAGGATCCTGAAATAGACGTGACCGGTTTGTCCGGTGGTATTGAATGGTTCAATGGCCTTTATCCGCAAGTTCGGAGTTATACATTTGGTGTTCAAGTCACATTTTAATTATTAAGGAAATATGAAAAACAAAATTTTCTCAAAAATTATATATGGTATAGTAGGATTGGTTGGTATAGCAGGCTGTAGTATTGAACCAACCTATTATTCTGAAGTTGTACCTTCTACATTTTATTCGAGCCAGCAGAATGTATGGCAGCGCTTTTACCGTCCGTTTACCCACTGGAGATGGTATGAAGCCAGTAGCGTTTATAAGTGGGATTTACAGGAATTTGGCACTGATGAGGTATGTTTACCTACCCGGGGAAGCGATTGGTTAAATGGAGGTATTTATCAACAGGTACACCATCACGTTTTTACTCCCGATTTAGGTGATGTGTATAATGGCTGGTATGGATTTTCAATGGGTGTCGCCCTTTCCTGGGATGCACTGCAGGATATTAATAAGTATGTCGATTTTAAAGCCCTGAAATTTCCGGAGGGTACAAAAGAATCAATGGAAACCCAACTTCAGACTTTGGTGGCTTCATTTTACCTGGATGGATTGGATCTTTTTGGCGGTTTGCCTTTATATACCAGCACAAACTCCAATCTCAAGCCAAGATCGACAGCTCAGGAAACATTTAATTTTATTGATTCCTTATTGAACATTTCTATTCCCAATTTGCCTGTAAAAACAACCCTGGGGGCAATGGAAAATGGAAGCATTAACCGTGCTGCCGGAGCAGCATTGAAAGCAAGGTTATATTTTAATGCCAAGGCATATATCGGAAAAGACATGTTTCAGGAATGTGCTGATATTTGCCAGGATATTATAGATGGTAAATATGGCAAATACGCATTGGCAACTGACTGGACCAATATTTTCGGCTTCAACAATGAAACCTGTCCTGAAATTATTTGGTCTGTTCCAAGTCAAAATGCTTTTCTTGAAAATGATGGTCTTTACTCCAGGTGGCAGCATTACAATACTTACAAATTTCTGGGTTCAATTGATCAGGAAAAAGGCAACAATGGTATGTGCCTGGTTCCATCCCTTGAACCTAATGGGACAAATTATAAGGATGATCCTAAATACGGATATAAATTGGGAGGTGCGTATGCGAAATTTAACAGTGCTGACGTTCGTAAACAACCCTATGTATATTTAGGGAGCGGCAAATACCGCGGGATGTTTATCGTAGGCAAACTGGTTAACCCGGTGGATGGGGGAACCTGTACAGGTAGCCGTGAATATAAGGGCAAAACCATTACTATGGTCGATCAGGTTTCTTATTTCAAACAACTTGGAACCACTGCTTATCCTACGGTCAATGATCTTCCTTCTACCGTTGCAACTGCAGAAGAAAATTCAGGGGTACGTCTGATGAAACTTAGCCCTATGCCTAATCTTACTGACCGGCTGTTGAGATGTAATCCGGATATTCCTGTCATCAGGCTTAGTGAAATTTATTACATGCTGGCAGAATGCAAACTGCGTTTGGGTTATCCTGACGTCGCAGCTAACTTGATTGAGACAGTACGTAAACGTTATTTTGCAAACGGTGTTGATCCCAACCCGGTTACCAAGGACAATCTGGACGAATACAGGATGCTTGATGAATGGATGGAAGAGTTTGTGGGAGAAGGACGCCGCCGTACCGACCTGATCAGATGGGGTGCTTATACCACCGAGGCATGGTGGGATCATACTCCCGATAATAATTCAAACCTGAACAGATATCCTGTTCCTACTTTGATTATGTCTTCAAATAACCTCCTGGAACAAAATCCCGGTTATTAATCAAGTTCTAATCAATTATCCGATAGTTATTGATTAACTGTCTAAGTTCTATAAACATTTGGTTAATTTGTAGTTGTTTATTTGGTTGATTTGCAACATGATAACTGCTGGAATTAAAATCCCGCAGTTATCTGTTTTTTAAGATTTTGTTAAAAATATATTATCGTGTGGAATTTTTTACGACCTCCGGCTCACAAGCCATTGATATCAGAAGAGAAGATAAATCCCCTTTATGTAAAATTGAGGTTTCAGGTTTTTTGCGGATCTTTTTTTGGTTATGCCGGCTATTATTTTCTGAGGAAAAATTTTTCGCTGGTAATGAATGATCTTAAAGCAAAAGGTTTCGATGAGGCTGATCTGGGTTTTGCCCTTGCTGCAATTTCTATTGCCTATGGAATAAGTAAATTTGTCATGGGCTCTGTTTCGGATCGAAGCAATGCCCGGAGATTTCTGACTATAGGTTTGATCTTATCCGCTTTTACCATGATTGCAATGGGGTTGATACCTGCTTTAACCTCATCTGTGTCCATCATGTTTATTGTTTTATTTATAAATGGCTGGTTTCAGGGTATGGGGTGGCCCCCCTGCGGAAGAATAATGACCCATTGGTTCTCGGCAAACGAGCGGGGTACGAAAATGTCAATCTGGAATGTAGCCCATAATGTAGGAGGTGCACTTATGCCATTGTTGGCTATATGGGGCTGTTCCTTGTTTTGCGATTGGCATGCAAAATTGTATTTCCCTGGAATTGCTGCATTAGTGGCCGCTTTTATCGCCTATTTATTAATAAGGGATACACCACAGTCCTGTGGATTGCCCAATATTGAACTTTACCGTAATGATTATCCTGCTACATATAATGAAAGTCAGGAAGAAGAGTTTACACCCAAACAGATTTTTATTGAATATGTTTTTAAAAATAAGTTGCTTTGGCTGATTGCCGTTGCAAATGCTTTTATATACCTGGTGCGGTATGGTGTGTTGGACTGGGCTCCGTTATATTTGAACGAGGTAAAACATGTATCCTCCACCGGGGGAAGTATTGCCTATTGCTTTTATGAACTTGCCGGCATTGCCGGTACTTTGCTTTGCGGCTGGCTTTCTGATAAAGTATTTAAAGGACGCCGTGCTCCGGTTATTATCTTGTATATGGCTTTGGTCGCTGTTGCCGTCATTGTCTACTGGCAAAACCCGGCAGGACATCCGGTAGTTGATGACCTTTCATTATTTGCCACGGGATTTTTAATTTATGGACCGGTTATGATGATTGGCGTTCAGGCACTAGACCTTGTTCCTAAAAAAGCAGCCGGTACAGCTGCCGGTTTCACCGGTTTATTTGGTTATTTGGGAGGGGCCGTGTTTGCCAATATTTTTTTCGGACTCATTGTTAAATATTTCGGTTGGAATGCTGCCTTCATCCTTTTAATAGCTGCCTGTATTCTTTCAATTTTAATGATTGCTTTGATCTGGAATGCGGAGAAAAGAATTCATAACAATAAAGCTAACATATGACAATTCATCATTGTCAGCCATTTTTAATATTTAGGAGGGAAACTTTAAATTGAGCTTTTAAAAATAGAATAAAAATTTGTTTTACTTTCTTTAAGTGTGTATTTGATTAATATTTATGCTATTTATTTATTAAACATATATAAAACGAAACAAATCTTTACAGATAAATCGTTGCATTATAAATAAGAAAGCAATATTTTGATTTTAAGGTGAAAAGATTTTATGAAAAATGAAAGATATTATATCTTTTTAATGGTTCAATACCATCTTCTGAAACTTCCTTTTTTTAAGGATATTAAAGACTTTGCTAATTATAAATAGATATTTTTAACAAAAAAGATAAACGAAAAGTTATGAAAAATTTTAACCGTTCTAAACTGTTTTTGATTATATGCATTGCTTTTTTAGGTTTTATCGTAGTTAGTTGTAATAAAAATACTGATCCTGTATCTTACTCTGTAAGTATTCATCCTCAAGCCGGAATGGATTTGTACGGTTTTATTGGAGATGTCAATGGGAATCCTGTCAAGGGGGTTGTTGTATCTGATGGTTATACCTGTGCTTTGACAGATAGTGCAGGTGTATATCAAATGAAAAGAAACACTAACGCTGATTTTGTGTTTTATTCTATTCCTGCAAGTTATAAGGCCGATCCTTCTGCCTTTTATCAAAAATTAGCCTCAAATTCCCAGCGTTATGATTTCAGTTTGGAAAAGTCAACTGTTGATGAAACGAATTTTAATCTCCTGTGTATAGGGGATCCGCAAGTAACCAGTACTACTCAGGTCAACCGTTTTAAAAATGAAACGATGGTTGACATTAAGGCTTTTGTTGACAGCAGTGCATATCCTTCGTATGGGTTATCGCTTGGTGATATGGTTGGCGATAAGCCGACTTTGCAAGCCACTATGAAGACTGTTATTTCTTCAACCAAGATGCCTGTTTTTGTAACTGTCGGGAATCATGATAAAGTAGCATATGCGGATACAACAAAACCTCGTAACAGCCTTGTTTTTTGTTCGACATTTGGCCCTCTGAATTATTCTTTCAACAGGGGGAATGTACATTTTGTATGCCTGGATGATATATTGTATTCCGGTGCATCTGTTTATGATGGTGGTTTTTCTGATAGCCAGGTAGAATGGCTCAAAGAAGATTTAAGTTATGTCCCTAAAACGGATATGGTTATTGTTTATTATCATATTCCTTTACGCAATACTACGAGTATTGTAAACCGTAATAATATTCTGAACCTGTTAAATGGTTTTGCTGAAGTCCATTTAAT from Bacteroidota bacterium includes these protein-coding regions:
- a CDS encoding SusC/RagA family TonB-linked outer membrane protein produces the protein MEKRVTNWRNKKFFLFLVIAFLFSQLGLFAQVPENGGLPSVTGTVVDESGNPLLGATVVVNGTTSACITDAKGHFSVKAGISSVLTVTYVGYKTKEVSVSSFQDLTIVLEESAKALKEVVVVGYGTLQKKQVTSSISSVSGDDLMAGVGGANIGTALQGKISSLVITGNSSPNSGSTFQLRGVASVNAGKTPLIVIDGMPGGDIRQIIQEDILSVDVLKDASAGAIYGTRAAGGVILITTKKAQMNQDGKLRMTYTGEYNVQTVRRRPEVLSADDFLADGRGTDYGSKVDWYNELINKSPYSQKHVFNLNGGNKFTQIYGTFMYNKQNGIAIEDSRTDYAGRFNANFNLLDGWLEIKTHADYRQAKRNDNSPNFKQALFNNPTRSPYDTSSITGYNVWLNESLDYNVLADSKLTTDEGLDKWFMPDATFKVNILSVPGLSVQQSIAYENRQYEHHVYQSRYHRVQLENSTTGTASLSFNKTENLSSEGQVSYIHNFNKHAINALAGYSYFEYNNESFGMSNTDFTNDKVKFWDMGEGTFLAEGQASMSSNKSITQRLVSMYSRVNYSYNDKYVFTGTFRREGSSKFAINNRWGNFWSLSGGWHISQESFLKDIKAISDLKLRIGYGVTGNNNFGADYAATMYGSDVYWLMPNGTWAQSYGATKNINNDLKWEEQHEWNLGLDYAFFDNRLYGKFDIYKRKVVGLIYSVQVSQPPYTKSTMYENIGNMQNTGWEFEIGGDVLKTSKWSYRTSLNLSHNDTKILNLWGNQTYYDYADFPAPGSPGTAIRIQENTKVGSFYMWKFAGFDSNGDFLLYDKDGKAIPASQKTLADKQFVGNFVPKLMLGWSHNLSYKNWDLGVNMRSWIKFDVYNSINMYFGLQNGAAGQNVLKTAYTKFKDVTGQKQLCDYFLEDGTFLKIDAINLAYNLNLKKYTRLFEKARFYVTANNVATFTKYSGQDPEIDVTGLSGGIEWFNGLYPQVRSYTFGVQVTF
- a CDS encoding RagB/SusD family nutrient uptake outer membrane protein, with amino-acid sequence MKNKIFSKIIYGIVGLVGIAGCSIEPTYYSEVVPSTFYSSQQNVWQRFYRPFTHWRWYEASSVYKWDLQEFGTDEVCLPTRGSDWLNGGIYQQVHHHVFTPDLGDVYNGWYGFSMGVALSWDALQDINKYVDFKALKFPEGTKESMETQLQTLVASFYLDGLDLFGGLPLYTSTNSNLKPRSTAQETFNFIDSLLNISIPNLPVKTTLGAMENGSINRAAGAALKARLYFNAKAYIGKDMFQECADICQDIIDGKYGKYALATDWTNIFGFNNETCPEIIWSVPSQNAFLENDGLYSRWQHYNTYKFLGSIDQEKGNNGMCLVPSLEPNGTNYKDDPKYGYKLGGAYAKFNSADVRKQPYVYLGSGKYRGMFIVGKLVNPVDGGTCTGSREYKGKTITMVDQVSYFKQLGTTAYPTVNDLPSTVATAEENSGVRLMKLSPMPNLTDRLLRCNPDIPVIRLSEIYYMLAECKLRLGYPDVAANLIETVRKRYFANGVDPNPVTKDNLDEYRMLDEWMEEFVGEGRRRTDLIRWGAYTTEAWWDHTPDNNSNLNRYPVPTLIMSSNNLLEQNPGY
- the glpT gene encoding glycerol-3-phosphate transporter; translated protein: MWNFLRPPAHKPLISEEKINPLYVKLRFQVFCGSFFGYAGYYFLRKNFSLVMNDLKAKGFDEADLGFALAAISIAYGISKFVMGSVSDRSNARRFLTIGLILSAFTMIAMGLIPALTSSVSIMFIVLFINGWFQGMGWPPCGRIMTHWFSANERGTKMSIWNVAHNVGGALMPLLAIWGCSLFCDWHAKLYFPGIAALVAAFIAYLLIRDTPQSCGLPNIELYRNDYPATYNESQEEEFTPKQIFIEYVFKNKLLWLIAVANAFIYLVRYGVLDWAPLYLNEVKHVSSTGGSIAYCFYELAGIAGTLLCGWLSDKVFKGRRAPVIILYMALVAVAVIVYWQNPAGHPVVDDLSLFATGFLIYGPVMMIGVQALDLVPKKAAGTAAGFTGLFGYLGGAVFANIFFGLIVKYFGWNAAFILLIAACILSILMIALIWNAEKRIHNNKANI
- a CDS encoding calcineurin-like phosphoesterase family protein, which encodes MKNFNRSKLFLIICIAFLGFIVVSCNKNTDPVSYSVSIHPQAGMDLYGFIGDVNGNPVKGVVVSDGYTCALTDSAGVYQMKRNTNADFVFYSIPASYKADPSAFYQKLASNSQRYDFSLEKSTVDETNFNLLCIGDPQVTSTTQVNRFKNETMVDIKAFVDSSAYPSYGLSLGDMVGDKPTLQATMKTVISSTKMPVFVTVGNHDKVAYADTTKPRNSLVFCSTFGPLNYSFNRGNVHFVCLDDILYSGASVYDGGFSDSQVEWLKEDLSYVPKTDMVIVYYHIPLRNTTSIVNRNNILNLLNGFAEVHLMAGHTHYTQNYSVTTPISVYEHIHGAACGAWWHSTINGDGTPNGFAVYSISGNTIKNWYYKSVHYDKNFQIRLHWGNVKFGGTCGYYSYGQTQNTLIANIWNADSKWTVNVYENGVLKGSMTRASSVKTDAWSQGYHIGVLGLTTTGYSEYTNHVYLYQVSDPTVKITVEAIDEFGNKYTQSAITSDFSTAEAYQ